The genomic region ATGTAGCCACTCCAACCGGAACTATCATGCTGTCGGTTTTACCGCTGATCCTTGGAACCCAGTTTGTTATTGCTGCTATTAACATAGATATCAATTCTACACCAAAAAACTGATTATGATCAAAGTAGTCGTCCTCTCTGTTCTCACTACGTTGCTGATCACCTCGGGACAGGTGCTCTGGAAAGTTGGAATACAAAAAGCCGGCGGGTTTTATTTGCCGGAGCAAAGCATTTTTGAAAATGTGTTCCGCATCCTGCTCAACGGTTGGGTATTTTCGGGCTTTGTAGTTTATGCATTGGCCACCGGATTTTTTATGTGGCTCATCTCCAAGTTCGATATCAGCCTGATTATCCCGATCACAAGCGT from Bacteroidales bacterium harbors:
- a CDS encoding EamA family transporter yields the protein MIKVVVLSVLTTLLITSGQVLWKVGIQKAGGFYLPEQSIFENVFRILLNGWVFSGFVVYALATGFFMWLISKFDISLIIPITSVAFIYSLLAGYFIFHEQISLVRVFGVLLIIAGVFFVVKN